The following DNA comes from Syntrophobacterales bacterium.
ACTCGCGCTGAACGGGGGGAAAGGGTGCTGGTCACGACGCTGACCAAGCGGATGGCGGAGAATCTGACGTCATATTACGAGGGGCTCGGCGTGCGGGTGAAGTACCTCCACTCCGACATCCACACGCTGGAGCGGGTGGAGATCATCCGGGATCTGCGGACCGGCGAATTCGACTGCCTGGTCGGGGTGAACCTGCTCAGAGAGGGGTTAGACATCCCGGAGGTTTCGCTGGTGGCGATTCTCGATGCGGACAAGGAGGGGTTCCTCCGGTCGGAGCGTTCGCTGATGCAGACAAGTGGACGGGCGGCCCGGAACGTCGCCGGCGTGGTGATCATGTATGCCGAGGTGATAACCAATTCGATCCGCAAATGTCTTGACGAAACGAAGCGACGGCGGATTATCCAGGAAAGATTCAACCGGGAACACGGGATTACCCCGGAAAGCATCAAGACGGACATCCGTCGCATTCTTGGTTCCGTTTACGAGTCGGATTATGTTACGGTGGAGACCGTTTCGGAAGAGGCGGCGGCCTATGGGTCGGAAAAGGAGATTTCCGTTGTGATTCGCAAGCTGAAGGAGGAGATGAAAGCTGCGGCAAAAGAGCTGGAATTCGAGAAGGCGGCGGCTCTGCGCGACCAGATTCGCGACTTGACGAAGCTGATGCTGGAAATCGTAGATTAATGAGGCAATTGCAAAACTCCCCATTCTTGTCATTCCCGCAACGATTCTGAGCGGGAAAACGAAGTTTAATGTTCATAATCTGGTTCTAACTGCTTGAAAAAAACCATATTCCCGATAGAGACATTATGGACATTAAGCTGCGCTTTCGGGAATGACAAATGGTTTTGCAATTGGCTCTAATGTTCACAAATCGCAGATTAATGGTCATAAATCGCAGATTAATGTTCACAGGCAGGCGGCGAGGTATGGCCGGAATAATTGTTGACGCCCCGCTTTTCGCGGTTGAAGGGCGGTGAGCTTTAAGGGACAGGATTGGGAAAATGGACGAAATTGCCGATAAAAAAGAGCTGCGCAAAAGGATTCTTAAAATCAGAAACGCACTGCCGCCCGAGGAAAGGGCGGTTAAGAGTGCGATTATAACAAGCAGGCTGACGGAGATGCAAGATTTTCGCCAGGCTGCCACCATCATGGTTTTTCTGAACTTTGGCAGCGAGGTTCAGACCGATGATCTGATCTCCTGGGGGTGGGAAAAGGGGAAAAGGATTGTTGCACCGCTCTGCTGCCCGGAAACCAGAGAGATGGCGCCTTGTGTCATAAATGATTTCAGCGACCTCGAAACAGGTCATTACGGAATCCGGGAGCCAAAAGCGGCCTGCTCGCTTGTCGTGCCGCCCGAGGAGATCGACGTGGTTCTCATTCCCGCGGTGGCCTTCGATCGACAGGGCCGGAGGGTCGGTTATGGCGGCGGCTACTATGACCGTTTTTTGCCCAAGGTTCCCCGCGCCGCAAGGATCGGCATGGTTTTTTCCTGCCAGATCGTTCCTGCGGTCAATGCCGATGCTTATGACATCCCCGCGCAGAAAATAGTGACGGAAAAAGGCGTTATCGTTTCCGTACTGGATGTTTCGCAACAACCGGAGGCAGAAGGGCGGGGAGCTCTCGATTGACTGTTCAGACGTAAATATTCCTTGACAAGCATAAACTGCCGCCATAAACTCCCGCCGCGAAGGAGGTGAGGACATTGTGGGTGGAAGCAGGGTAGAGAAGGCTGAAAAAGTAACTTCAGGGAGCTATGGGCCTGCCTGCACGAAATAGCTCACGGTCGGGAAATGCGTCGGAAATTTCAGGGAAATGGGACTTGGTTTTGAGCAAGAATGCACCTGCGGTGAAGCGAAGCGTTTTGTGCAGTGCGCTGTCAGAAGGTTGATGTGGCCGCCGCGGGAATCCAGAAAAACTGAGGAGGGAAGAACGCTTGTATAAGATTTTACACATTGAGCAACTGGTGCCCAGCATCCATCTTTTTAAGGTTGAGGCGCCGGAAGTAGCGAAAAAGGCGCAAGCCGGACAATTTGTAGTCGTCCGGCTTGATGAAACGGGCGAGCGGATTCCACTCACTTTTGCTGACTGGGACGCTAAAGAGGGTACGGTTACCATCATCTTTATGGAAGTTGGCACCACTACCCATCGCCTGGCAAGAATGAAGGCCGGCGATTATATTGCCGATTTTGTTGGTCCTCTGGGCGTGCCCACTCATGTCGAGAAATTCGGTACAGTGCTCTGCGTGGCGGGCGGGGTAGGCGTGGCGCCGGTTGTGCCGATTGCCCGCGCCTTGAAGCAGTCCGGCAATAAAGTAATCACGATCATGGGCGCCCGGAGCAAGAACCTGCTTTTTTGGGAAGACAGGCTAAGGGATGCCAGCGACAAAATGATAGTGACTACCGATGACGGGTCCTATGGCCGCAAGGCTCTGGTGACGGAACCGCTGAAGGAACTTCTGGAAGGCGCCGAGAAGATTGACCGGATAATCGCCATTGGCCCCAGCATCATGATGAAGTTTTGCGCGGCGACGAGCAAACCTTTCGGCGTTAAAACTATTGTCAGCCTGAATCCGATAATGGTTGACGGCACCGGCATGTGCGGCTGTTGTCGGGTGGCAGTGGGCGGCGTTACCAAATTTGCCTGTGTGGAAGGTCCCGATTTTGACGGGCACCAGGTGGATTGGAATTTGCTGGCGGCGCGCCAGCGCACTTACACGGCAGAGGAGAAACAGTCTCTGGAGCAGTGGCGCTGTCAGTGCGGCGAACAGAAATAAGCTGAGAGGAGATAGAGGGAGCATTATGGCCAAACTGAATTTGAATCGGATGGAAATGCCCCGGCAGGATGCAATCGAGCGGGGTAAAAATTTCAACGAAGTTGCCCTAGGATATACCAAAGAGATGGCAAAAGAGGAAGCTGGCCGCTGCATTCAGTGCGCCAAGCGCCCCTGTATGGAGGGATGTCCCGTTATGGTCGATATCCCCGAGTTTATCAAGGCTGTTACCGAGGACAACATGCCGGAGGCGGTCCGGGCGCTTAAAGGCAAAAATGCCCTGCCCGGAATCTGCGGTCGGGTATGTCCCCAGGAGGTGCAGTGTGAAGCAGTATGCACCCTGGGGAAAAAGGGAGCGCCTGTCGCCATCGGGCGGCTGGAACGATATGTGGCCGACTGGGAGAGGGAGAATATCGCGCCGGCTGAGCGCAAGGTAGAACTGGCGACGGCTACCGGCAAGAAAGTGGCCGTGGTCGGATCCGGCCCGGCCAGTCTCACGGCGGCGGCAGATTTAACCAAAATTGGGCATGAGGTCGTAATCTTGGAAGCCCTGCATGTCGCGGGCGGCGTGCTGATGTATGGCATTCCCGAGTTCAGGCTGCCCAAGGCAATAGTTCAGGGTGAGGTTGACTATGTGAAATCACTGGGGGTTGAGATCAAGCTAAACTCCATTGTCGGCAAACTCAACACGGTTGATGAGCTCTTGCAAAATGGCTATTCCGCTGTTTTTCTGGGCACCGGCGCAGGACTGCCGATATTTCTGAATTGTCCCGGCGAGAACCTGAACGGCATCTATTCGGCTAACGAATTTCTGACCAGGGTTAACCTCATGAAGGCGTACCGGTTCCCCGAGTATGATACCCCGGTGAGAATCGGGAAACGGGTTGCCGTTATTGGCGGCGGCAACGTGGCAATGGACAGCGCCCGTTGCGCCCTGAGGCTCGGCGCCGAGAAGGTCTATGTTATCTACCGGCGTTCCGAGGTGGAGCTGCCGGCGCGGCATGAAGAGGTGGAAAATGCCCAGGAAGAGGGCATTGATTTCCGTTTTCTCACCAACCCCAAGCAGTTTATCGGCGATGAAAGCAACAACCTGGCGGCGATGGAGTGCTATCAGATGGAGCTCGGCGAGCCGGACGCAAGCGGCAGACGGCGTCCGATGGTTAAGGAAGGAAGCGAGTTCAAGATTGACGTTGACGTGGCGATAGTGGCCCTGGGCACCACCCCCAACCCGCTGATCGCACAGACCACGGCTGGACTGGAGACGACCAAGCACGGCACTGTCGTGGCGGATGAGTCCACAGGCAAGACGGTGAAGGCGGGAGTCTGGGCGGGCGGCGACGTGGTTACCGGCGCCGCCACGGTCATCAGTGCCATGGGCGCCGGCAAACGGGCGGCGGCGGACATAGACAAGTTTTTGCGCGGTTGATCTCGCGCTGATTGCTGGAATTACTATGGGAATTAAAGAGCCTCGCTCCGAAAGGGAGTGGGGCTCTTTAAATAAGGATGAATATTCCCCGAGCTACCCAGAGCAGTTGACTGATGCAGACGTTCGCGGACTTGAAGTAACGATCCTCCGGAATCAACACATCCTTCTTCCGGATCACCGGTTCCCGCAGGTCACTTTCCCCTTCATGATCATCCCTTTGAAATCGGCTAAATTTCTCCCAAGCTAATGTCGGTTTCTCCCTTCGGCAGTGGAATGATATAAACCGGCTTGCGTATCCGGCGGAGAACCTTTTCGGAAACGTTTCCGAGGAAAGCATGGCCGATCGCTCCTTTACCGTGCGACCCCATGATGATTGTGTCGCAGTCGAGTTCATCCGACATGTTCAGAATTTCCGTTGCGGGATCGCCCTGGACGACATGGATTCCGAAAGAACCGCTTGTATCTTTGGAATCATATTCTCTTTACTCCTTTTATCTCAACCGGCAAGTGTTGCTGCCCGCGGGGCCCACATCAGAATGTCGGGAAAAATGGCAAACAGGGTCACTGCCACGAGTATCAGCAGGATAAACGGCACGACGCCCTGATAAATATGATTCAGTGTTATCTCAGGCGGCGCAACCCCCTTAAGATAGAAAATCGTATAGGCAAAGGGAGGCGTCAAAAACGATGTCTGCAGCACGACGATATTCATCAAAGCAAACCAGACAGGATCAAAGCCGAGCTTGACTGCGATGGGCGAAAAGAGCGGCACGGCAATCATCACGATGCCGATCCAGTCCAGAAAACATCCCATAATAACGATAATGACCCACATCGCGATCAGAATGCCCCATTTGCCGAAGGGCAGCGCCAGAACCATCTCCTCAACGATATCGCCGCAGCCCAGCCGCATGAAGACGCTCGTAAAAAACGAGGCCCCGATCACGACCAGGTAAACCATGGCGGATGATTTCGCGGTGGCGAGCGCTGCGTCTTTAATAACCTTCCAGCTCAACGCTTTGTAAGCGGCGGCCATAATGACCGCCGCAAAGGCTCCAAACGCGGCTGCTTCCGTCGGCGCGGCCACCCCAAAAAAGATCGTGCCTAAAACCGCCAGAATGAGTATACACACGGGCGCTACCGAAGTGGCGAGCATCTGCAGCTTTTTCGGTAACGACACCCGGAGGTCTTCATGGATGGCCGGTCCCATTTCGGGCTTAATAAAACAGACAATACCGATGTAAAGAAGATACAAAGCCGACAGAATCACGCCCGGTAGAAAACAGCCGATCAACAAAGCGCCGACGGAAACATTCGCGGTGGGCGCATAGACCAGGATCAGGATACTTGGCGGAATCAAGATGCCCAGGGCACCGCCCGCGCAGACGGAGCCGCAGGCCAACGGTTTGTTGTATTTATATTTCATCATCGCCGGCATCGCCATTATGCCCATCGTGGTTACGGTTGCCCCGACAACTCCTGTCGCTGCGGCAAAGATCGTGGAAGCAGCAACTGTTGACATTGCGAGCCCGCCCCTCAATCCTCCCAGCATAACATACATGGCATCAAAGAGCCTTGTCGCGATTCCCGATTTTTCGATGACGATTCCCATATAAATAAACAGAGGAACGGCAATCAGCGTATTGTCGGAAAGGGCGACATGAATTCGCATCATAAAAACATTGCTGATCTGGGGCCCCACAAAAATAATGCCGAAAATCGTCGCGACGCCGGCCAGTGAAAAACCGATCGGGAATCCCATCAGGATCACTCCGATCAAAAGGGCTAACATCAGAACAGTGATCATTTCTAAACTCATGAGACTTTCAGCTCCTTTCCCTTAATCAGCCGGTAAATCTCCTTGATGAAGACATTGACCCCCTGGAAAACCAACAGGAGAGTGCCGATGAGTATCCAGGTCTTGTAAGGATGGATCGGGGGAAAATAGCCGATAGAGGATCTTTCCAGAATCCTCCAGGATTCTATGACATTCGGCACCATTGCCCAGACAATCATGACCCAGCACAAAAAGAACAGCGTCAGCATAAAAAATACATTCAAGAAAGCCTGCACCTTGACCGGGAACTTTACCAGAATCATGTCCACGCTGACATGTCCGCCCGTCTGCCAGGTATAGGCCATGGCGAAGATCAAGGCGATACTGCAGAGAAAATATGTCGCATCGCTGCTCCATACAGTCGGAGAGTTGAATGCATAGCGCGCAAAGACTTCATAGACGAGCGAGAGAATCAACAAAATAAGGCAATACGATGCAAGCTTGGCGATTTTCTCATTGATGACATCGACAATCTTTATGAATCCAATAACGGTTTTCATAATGACACTCCAAATTTCTCGTTCCTCAAAATAGGACATTGGCCTTTTTGGCCACGCGCCCGGCCGGAAGCAAAGCTCCGACCGGGCAACGCAAGAGGATAGGCATAAAGGAACTTTACTTCCGAACAGGCACCATGAAATGCTCGTATTCCGAAAAGTCCTTCCACATTTTATTTACGGAAGCCCATGTTTTGGTGGTATGGGGTCTGTTGATCTTCTTCACCTCGTCATCAATAAATTTCCAGGCTTTTTTCCGGAACTCTCTCTGGTCGGCGTCCTCAACACGGGTCAAGGTCAAGCCTTTGCTTTTGTAGAATGCCAGCGTTTCTACACCCTTGGTGATATCTTCGGACCACTTCTGGATCGTCATGGCCATCGCGGCCGACTGAATGATGGCTTTGTATTCAGGGGACAACGCATTATATTTTGTTTTATTGAAACCCAGCTCAAAATAGCAGGTCGGCTGATGCATGCCGGGGCCGGCGACATATTTGGTTACTTCATGAAAACCCTGCTGTTTGTTCACGATCGGGGTGGAAAATTCCAGGGCATCCAGAATGCCCTTTTGCAGCGAGGGATACAGATCTACACCGGGCACCATCATGACGGAAACACCCATTGATTTAAGAATTTCCGCCCACCAGCCCGGGGTTCTGTATTTCAGGCCTTTAAAATCTTTGACATTCTTCAGGGGCTTGTTGGACATAGCCAACAATTCCGGGTGAGTTAAGCCGCCGGGAATGACGATGACGTTCATGCCCATTTCATCATACATTTCCTGGAGGAGTTCCTTGCCCCCGCCGGAATACATCCAGGTTACGTACATGGTCGGTTCCAGATGCATGGGAATGGATGCAAAGAAATTTGCCGACGGATGCTTGCCCTGCCAATAACCGGTCCAGCTGTGCCAGCCATCCAGGGTGCCTTTGGAGGTCGCCTCCATATTCTCCATGGCTCCGACGACAGCTCCTGCGGGCAGCACTTTGATAACAAAATTGCCGCCGCTCATGTCACTGACACGTTTGGCAAAATCTTCCGCCATTTCATGAAGCAGCCACCCTTTGGCCCAGGTTGTCTGCATGGTCCAGCGCACTTTCTCCGCCGCTTGCGCGTAACCCCCAAAAATCAAGGAACCCATCAACATCAAGACAAAAATAAAACCGAATATTCTGCTTTTCATCTCTTTCTCCTCCTCCTTTTTTTAGTCGTTCAGTTACGGTTTTCTTCTTCAAGTCTCCCGGCTCCGCCATGGAATTCTAACAGCACGATTACTGCTCCGAAATCTGCCGGCGAAAACTCCGATAAACTTCCTCGTACGTATCTTTTCTCCTGTAAAATACGGTTCTCCTTGTTTTTCAGCAACGCCGTTTGGCGGCTGCCGATTCATTTCGTTTCAAGATTCGGGCAGGATCAGCAGCTTTGGAGCGTCTTGTAATAGAGGGAGACTATCTCCCCGGGCGTGGCTATGCGCGGGTTGTTGCCGGGGCTGCCGCTGGCGATGACGTCCTTTGCCATATCTATCGGGCTGCCCCCAGAGAGTCTGTTACCGGCTTTACCGCGCCTGTCTGCAGCAGGATTTCGTCGGTGACGAGCAGCGCCTTTTTCGCCCCCAGACGGGCAGCCTCGGGCCCGGCCTGTGCGGCGGCGCCATTGCCGAAATGGACTGTGGACGGCATTTGAAAGATTCTGGAATCACTCATGTCACACCTCCGAATGATCGTGATGACCAATTTCTTGAAAGAGGGGTCTTGTTGGCTGCTGGAGTTTTGAAAACCGTTCGCACTTGGCTGCGAACGGCTCTTGTGCAAAAAATTTCCCCGGAAAACGCAACCCCAAAATTACAGCATATCGCCGTTCAGTAGGTCAGCACCATCCCGCCGTCAAAGAGCAGATCGCCGCCGTTGAGATAAGACGCAAAGCGGGAAAAGCCAAGAATGAAAAGGTTCCCGACCTCCGCGGGCGACATCATCTCTTTTACTCGCGATTTTCCCATCATGACATCACGCACTACCTCCTCAGCGGTGATGTGCCTTTGTTCGGCCTGCGCCTGGATCTGGTTCAGGGCGAGTTGCGTCTTTACATAACCGGTGCTGACCGTGAAGGCGCGGATTTTGCCCTCGCCCTCCGCGGCGATGGATTGCGCCAGCGCCCGCAGTCCGAATTTCGTGATGTTGTAAACCGGTTTATTAAGAGTGCAGATGTGGCCATGCACGGAACTCATGTTGCCGATGACGCCCTTTCCGCCCGGATTGTTGTGGAAATAAGGAGTGACCAGCTTGGAGAGATAGAAAGGGGCACGCAGCATGATCGCCAGCATCAGATCGTATTTGGCCATCGGGAAATTTTCGATGGAGTCGATATGCTGGATGCCGGCGATATTGGCGAGGTACCGGATATTGCCGAGCTTTGCCGCTTCCTGGACGGCTCGGTCCATATCGCCGTCACTGGTCAGATCCGTCCTGATGAAGATCATCTGGCCGCCGAGCTGGCGGGCGAGCGACTGGGTCTTCTGTCCGGCCGCCTCATCGACATCGAGGCCGACGGTGATAAGGTTGTTCACCGAGGCGGCGACGGCCGTCGCCCTGCCGATCCCGCTGCCGGCACCGGTTACGATGCAGACGTTCTGCAGACTGAAGTTGCCGTCGTCAATTTTTAGAACATCTTCCTTCCGTATTTCCGGTTCGGTAATGTAAGCATCCATGACATGATCTCCTAATGATCTTAGAAATATATATAAGCCGACACTTTTGGGGGTCGTCTTCCTGGTGGAACTGCTTTTTTAAAGTCCTTAGAATAATCGGCAGCAGATTGTTGCCGTCTATAGAAAAGCAAGATGCATGCCAGCGGTGCGAAGCGGCGCCTTCATAATATATGCTTATTATCTTGGTAAGTTACAAATAAACAAAAGTTTCATTTTTTTGCTTGTTTCCATTTGGCTACATGGTGTAGTATCAATACCGTAGTTGATTGGCTACAGCTTCCCGCAGACTTAACAACAAAAGCGTCTCTGCAATTTTGGAAAAATGAAAGGTTCTTGCCATGAAAGCGAAGCTTAATGTCCACAAAGCGGAGCTTGATGTCCACAAAGCAAAGCTTAATGTTCACAAAGCGCAGCTTGATGTCCACAAAGCGGAGCTTGATGATTCCAGCAAAGCTGTCTCGTCAAGGCAAAACGGCCGCACCCCGCTGGAGCAAATCAGGTTTCTGGAGCTGATAATGGACAATATTCACAACGGCGTCGTTGTTACGGATGCCGAGGGCTACATTATCTACTTCAATAGTCCCTACGGCAGGTTTCTGGGCGTTGATCCGGCCGCCCAGATCGGCCGACACATAACCGAGGTTATCGAGAATACCCGGATGCATATCGTGGCCAAAACGGGGATAGCGGAGATAAACGAGCCCCATTCTATCAATGGACAAACAATGGTGGTTCAGCGCATCCCGATCAAACAGGATGGCAAGGTTGTCGCGACCTTTGGGCAGGTCATGTTCAAACATGCAAGCGATGTCGGCAAACTCGCCAGAGAACTGGATTTCCTCCAGTCAAAATTGAAACTTTATGAAGAAGAATTGCTCAGTCTGAGGGCGGAGCGCTACACCTTTGACAGCATTCTCGGCACTAACCCGGTTATCGCCGGGCTGAAAAAAG
Coding sequences within:
- a CDS encoding 5-formyltetrahydrofolate cyclo-ligase, translated to MDEIADKKELRKRILKIRNALPPEERAVKSAIITSRLTEMQDFRQAATIMVFLNFGSEVQTDDLISWGWEKGKRIVAPLCCPETREMAPCVINDFSDLETGHYGIREPKAACSLVVPPEEIDVVLIPAVAFDRQGRRVGYGGGYYDRFLPKVPRAARIGMVFSCQIVPAVNADAYDIPAQKIVTEKGVIVSVLDVSQQPEAEGRGALD
- a CDS encoding sulfide/dihydroorotate dehydrogenase-like FAD/NAD-binding protein codes for the protein MYKILHIEQLVPSIHLFKVEAPEVAKKAQAGQFVVVRLDETGERIPLTFADWDAKEGTVTIIFMEVGTTTHRLARMKAGDYIADFVGPLGVPTHVEKFGTVLCVAGGVGVAPVVPIARALKQSGNKVITIMGARSKNLLFWEDRLRDASDKMIVTTDDGSYGRKALVTEPLKELLEGAEKIDRIIAIGPSIMMKFCAATSKPFGVKTIVSLNPIMVDGTGMCGCCRVAVGGVTKFACVEGPDFDGHQVDWNLLAARQRTYTAEEKQSLEQWRCQCGEQK
- the gltA gene encoding NADPH-dependent glutamate synthase codes for the protein MAKLNLNRMEMPRQDAIERGKNFNEVALGYTKEMAKEEAGRCIQCAKRPCMEGCPVMVDIPEFIKAVTEDNMPEAVRALKGKNALPGICGRVCPQEVQCEAVCTLGKKGAPVAIGRLERYVADWERENIAPAERKVELATATGKKVAVVGSGPASLTAAADLTKIGHEVVILEALHVAGGVLMYGIPEFRLPKAIVQGEVDYVKSLGVEIKLNSIVGKLNTVDELLQNGYSAVFLGTGAGLPIFLNCPGENLNGIYSANEFLTRVNLMKAYRFPEYDTPVRIGKRVAVIGGGNVAMDSARCALRLGAEKVYVIYRRSEVELPARHEEVENAQEEGIDFRFLTNPKQFIGDESNNLAAMECYQMELGEPDASGRRRPMVKEGSEFKIDVDVAIVALGTTPNPLIAQTTAGLETTKHGTVVADESTGKTVKAGVWAGGDVVTGAATVISAMGAGKRAAADIDKFLRG
- a CDS encoding universal stress protein codes for the protein MSDELDCDTIIMGSHGKGAIGHAFLGNVSEKVLRRIRKPVYIIPLPKGETDISLGEI
- a CDS encoding TRAP transporter large permease subunit, with the protein product MSLEMITVLMLALLIGVILMGFPIGFSLAGVATIFGIIFVGPQISNVFMMRIHVALSDNTLIAVPLFIYMGIVIEKSGIATRLFDAMYVMLGGLRGGLAMSTVAASTIFAAATGVVGATVTTMGIMAMPAMMKYKYNKPLACGSVCAGGALGILIPPSILILVYAPTANVSVGALLIGCFLPGVILSALYLLYIGIVCFIKPEMGPAIHEDLRVSLPKKLQMLATSVAPVCILILAVLGTIFFGVAAPTEAAAFGAFAAVIMAAAYKALSWKVIKDAALATAKSSAMVYLVVIGASFFTSVFMRLGCGDIVEEMVLALPFGKWGILIAMWVIIVIMGCFLDWIGIVMIAVPLFSPIAVKLGFDPVWFALMNIVVLQTSFLTPPFAYTIFYLKGVAPPEITLNHIYQGVVPFILLILVAVTLFAIFPDILMWAPRAATLAG
- a CDS encoding TRAP transporter small permease subunit, with amino-acid sequence MKTVIGFIKIVDVINEKIAKLASYCLILLILSLVYEVFARYAFNSPTVWSSDATYFLCSIALIFAMAYTWQTGGHVSVDMILVKFPVKVQAFLNVFFMLTLFFLCWVMIVWAMVPNVIESWRILERSSIGYFPPIHPYKTWILIGTLLLVFQGVNVFIKEIYRLIKGKELKVS
- the dctP gene encoding TRAP transporter substrate-binding protein DctP, translated to MKSRIFGFIFVLMLMGSLIFGGYAQAAEKVRWTMQTTWAKGWLLHEMAEDFAKRVSDMSGGNFVIKVLPAGAVVGAMENMEATSKGTLDGWHSWTGYWQGKHPSANFFASIPMHLEPTMYVTWMYSGGGKELLQEMYDEMGMNVIVIPGGLTHPELLAMSNKPLKNVKDFKGLKYRTPGWWAEILKSMGVSVMMVPGVDLYPSLQKGILDALEFSTPIVNKQQGFHEVTKYVAGPGMHQPTCYFELGFNKTKYNALSPEYKAIIQSAAMAMTIQKWSEDITKGVETLAFYKSKGLTLTRVEDADQREFRKKAWKFIDDEVKKINRPHTTKTWASVNKMWKDFSEYEHFMVPVRK
- a CDS encoding iron-containing alcohol dehydrogenase, giving the protein MSDSRIFQMPSTVHFGNGAAAQAGPEAARLGAKKALLVTDEILLQTGAVKPVTDSLGAAR
- a CDS encoding SDR family oxidoreductase, encoding MDAYITEPEIRKEDVLKIDDGNFSLQNVCIVTGAGSGIGRATAVAASVNNLITVGLDVDEAAGQKTQSLARQLGGQMIFIRTDLTSDGDMDRAVQEAAKLGNIRYLANIAGIQHIDSIENFPMAKYDLMLAIMLRAPFYLSKLVTPYFHNNPGGKGVIGNMSSVHGHICTLNKPVYNITKFGLRALAQSIAAEGEGKIRAFTVSTGYVKTQLALNQIQAQAEQRHITAEEVVRDVMMGKSRVKEMMSPAEVGNLFILGFSRFASYLNGGDLLFDGGMVLTY